GTTTGTGGGATGTGGAGACACAGACAGAAATAGCGATACTTCGAGGACATGCCGGGTGGGTCAAGGGTGTCTCGTTCAGCCCGGACGGCAAAACAATCGTCAGTGGGAGTCATGACCGCACCGTGCGTTTATGGGATGTGTCCACGCGAACAGAAATAGGCACGCTTGAGGGGCATACCGCTGCTGTCAATAGTGTATCCTTCCATCCAGATGGCAAAACAATCGTCAGTGGGGATCAGCATGGCACGGTGCGTTTATGGGATGTTGGGACGCTGACAGGAAAGGGCACACTTAAGGGACATACCACTGCTGTCAATAGTGTCGCGTTTTCTCCGAGTGGCAAAACAGTCGCAAGTGGCGGTGATGACGGCACGGTGTTGTTGTGGCACATCACATCCGCTGACCATAGCAATACACAGGTTGACGCGACAGCACTGCTGCTGGGTGGATCCCTCACAGCAAAGATAGACCCCGGCAATGATGTGGATTACTTCAGTGTCCCAATAGAGGTGCGGGGGCAACTCACACTTTGGATGACAACGACAGGTGCCCTTGGGACGATAGGCACATTGCAAAATAGTGATGGCACCACACTCGCAGCGACTGCTGATGAAAACGGGGATGACACCTTAAATTTCAGGATACAACAGGTTGTAGAACCGGGGACATATTACATCAAAGTCGAAAGTGATACGCAAAAGACTGGCGACTATACGCTTTACGCGGCGTTTATGCCTGCAACAGATGTCAACGCTGATGGTGTCGTGGATGTGTTAGATTTGATGATCGTCGCTGAGAACTTTGGTAGGGTTGAGCCCCCCCTGACAGGAGATGTCAACGGCGACGGTGAAGTGAACCGTGAAGACATCAACGCAGTTTTAGACGCACTTGAGGCCGCTATCGCCGCCGCACCTGCTGCTGTATCCAAAACCGAAAGCCTCCTACGATGGATTGACCGAGCCAAGCAACTTAACCCGACAGACGCACGCTTTCAAAAAGGAATTGCTGTGCTTCAAAATCTCCTAACGACGCTAATAGATACAGAGACGGTGCCGAAAGCAACGGCACTCTTGGCAAACTATCCAAACCCGTTCAATCCTGAGACGTGGATACCTTATCAACTGGCAAAGTCCACAGATGTAACGCTGAGGATTTATGCTGCGGATGGTAGGTTAGTTCGGCTGCTGGACTTGGGACATCAAGATATTGGTATGTATCATAGCCGAAGTCGTGCGGCGTATTGGGATGGTAGAAATATGATGGGTGAATCTGTGGCAAGTGGTCTGTATTTCTATACGCTCACCGCAGGCGAGTTTACCGCAACGCGGAAGCTATTGATACGCAAGTAAGTTTATTGCCATATCGTTTATAATAACCCAAGTTGCCAGTTGTTTATAGACATAGCACCCCTACGGGGTGCGGTCGCTTGCATATATCGTTTTCTATAGACATATTACCCCTACGGGGTGAAGAAAGTGTCCGAAAAACTGTGTTACAATACGCAGAAATACCCAAGCAAAAACCCCAAAATCCGTTGGTAGCAACTTGGGTTATAATAACCAACTTGATAATTACTGAGGAACAGTTCCATGTGTGAAGCTCTGGTAAGACAGCAAAGGTTCGTCCTTTATCTGATCGCTCTTTTCTTAATGAGCCTATTTTCAGGGCAGGCGATTGCGGAATGGGAAACGACGACATATCACTGGGAAATAGGTGAAGAACCTTCAGGACAAGAAACTGTCTTTGTTCCGCAACCGGTAGAGGTGGAGATCGAAAATACAGGTATAAACGCATTCTTAACAAGCAGTGCGAGTTACACACTCGCACGGAGATACCAAGTGTATTTGTCGCCTGAATGGGATGAGGATAAAACCTATCTTCTTCTGCAGGCATTACAAGATATGGCAGAAGGGTATGGGAGTCATTCTCCCCCTTGGAGACGGAACCCGAGTTATTGGGTATTGAGTGATGTGCATGTGGCAGAAGACATTGATCTGGGGCCCGATGTGGCAGTCGCACAAGGGAGTCTTCGGACGATAACAATTGCATCAGAGGCGTTCACGCATGCACATCCGTTTGTCGCAAAAATAGATGGCATTCAAGGACGATATTTTTCCAAGCGACTTTGGCGAGCCGCCCTCAGATTTGCGACATACATACCAGGAGAAGGCATCCAACACCGTGCGATAGACAACATGCTACAGAGATACTATGGTGTTACGGTGCATGTCCCCGACTACGAAGTCTTAACGGGT
This window of the Candidatus Poribacteria bacterium genome carries:
- a CDS encoding T9SS type A sorting domain-containing protein; this encodes MICLRDAATYTEIRRLEIPGHWANIAVFSPDGHTLATLQTIYNGSAFVRLWDVDTDTAIGILWGGHIGGVKSLSFSPDGRILATAGSVDATVRLWDVETQTEIAILRGHAGWVKGVSFSPDGKTIVSGSHDRTVRLWDVSTRTEIGTLEGHTAAVNSVSFHPDGKTIVSGDQHGTVRLWDVGTLTGKGTLKGHTTAVNSVAFSPSGKTVASGGDDGTVLLWHITSADHSNTQVDATALLLGGSLTAKIDPGNDVDYFSVPIEVRGQLTLWMTTTGALGTIGTLQNSDGTTLAATADENGDDTLNFRIQQVVEPGTYYIKVESDTQKTGDYTLYAAFMPATDVNADGVVDVLDLMIVAENFGRVEPPLTGDVNGDGEVNREDINAVLDALEAAIAAAPAAVSKTESLLRWIDRAKQLNPTDARFQKGIAVLQNLLTTLIDTETVPKATALLANYPNPFNPETWIPYQLAKSTDVTLRIYAADGRLVRLLDLGHQDIGMYHSRSRAAYWDGRNMMGESVASGLYFYTLTAGEFTATRKLLIRK